In Nocardioides palaemonis, a single genomic region encodes these proteins:
- a CDS encoding NAD-dependent malic enzyme, producing MAATASSYSITMRLYTAPDHGVVGHVATTIARNGGIVTAIDVTESRHDRLTVDVTCSAADATHSQELVAAVDAVDDVTVHKVSDRTFLLHLGGKIEVSSKVPLRTRDDLSMAYTPGVGRVSMAIHDNPDDVRKLTVKGNSVAVVTDGSAVLGLGNIGPGAAMPVMEGKAALFKRFADIDAWPICLASQDTDEIVKAVEMIAPGFGGINLEDIAAPRCFEIERRLRESLDIPVFHDDQHGTAIVVLAALTNALRCVDKELASVRIVVSGAGAAGTAIVTLLLAAGAHDVVVVDRFGALSADDETLSPAHRDLAGATNPRRATGSLQEVLVDADVFIGVSAPGILDPEWIPTMAPKPVIFALANPDPEVDPAEADRYAAVVASGRSDYPNQINNVLAFPGVFRGLLDAGADEVTTDMLLRAAQAIADTVTPDELHAAFIIPSVFHPDVTKRVAAAISGRVG from the coding sequence ATGGCAGCAACCGCGTCGTCGTACTCGATCACCATGCGGTTGTACACCGCTCCCGACCACGGCGTGGTCGGCCACGTCGCGACCACCATCGCGCGCAACGGCGGCATCGTCACCGCCATCGACGTGACGGAGTCGCGCCACGACCGGCTGACCGTCGACGTCACCTGCTCGGCCGCCGACGCCACCCACTCCCAGGAGCTGGTCGCCGCCGTCGACGCGGTCGACGACGTCACGGTCCACAAGGTCAGCGACCGGACCTTCCTGCTCCACCTCGGCGGCAAGATCGAGGTCAGCTCGAAGGTGCCGCTGCGCACCCGCGACGACCTGTCGATGGCCTACACCCCGGGCGTCGGCCGGGTGTCGATGGCGATCCACGACAATCCCGATGACGTCCGCAAGCTGACCGTCAAGGGCAACTCGGTCGCCGTGGTGACCGACGGCTCGGCCGTCCTCGGCCTCGGCAACATCGGCCCCGGCGCCGCGATGCCGGTGATGGAGGGCAAGGCCGCGCTGTTCAAGCGGTTCGCCGACATCGACGCCTGGCCGATCTGCCTGGCCAGCCAGGACACCGACGAGATCGTGAAGGCCGTCGAGATGATCGCGCCGGGCTTCGGCGGGATCAACCTCGAGGACATCGCCGCACCGCGCTGCTTCGAGATCGAGCGCCGACTGCGCGAGTCGCTCGACATCCCGGTCTTCCACGACGACCAGCACGGCACCGCGATCGTCGTGCTCGCCGCGCTGACCAACGCGCTGCGCTGCGTCGACAAGGAGCTCGCGTCCGTGCGGATCGTGGTCTCCGGCGCCGGCGCGGCCGGGACGGCCATCGTCACCCTGCTGCTCGCGGCGGGCGCGCACGACGTGGTCGTGGTCGACCGCTTCGGCGCGCTGTCGGCCGACGACGAGACGCTCTCTCCGGCCCACCGCGACCTGGCCGGCGCCACCAACCCGCGCCGCGCCACCGGCTCGCTGCAGGAGGTGCTGGTCGACGCCGACGTGTTCATCGGCGTCTCCGCCCCCGGCATCCTCGACCCCGAGTGGATCCCGACCATGGCCCCCAAGCCGGTCATCTTCGCCCTGGCCAACCCCGACCCGGAGGTCGACCCGGCCGAGGCCGACCGCTACGCCGCGGTCGTCGCCTCCGGACGCTCGGACTACCCCAACCAGATCAACAACGTGCTCGCGTTCCCCGGCGTCTTCCGCGGCCTGCTCGACGCCGGTGCCGACGAGGTCACGACCGACATGCTGCTGCGGGCGGCCCAGGCGATCGCCGACACCGTGACCCCCGACGAGCTGCACGCGGCGTTCATCATCCCGAGCGTCTTCCACCCCGACGTGACCAAGCGGGTCGCCGCCGCGATCAGCGGTCGCGTGGGCTGA
- a CDS encoding MarR family winged helix-turn-helix transcriptional regulator, producing the protein MTDQPSPAAPAWTERGAERHQPPTLAALRDLVSAGSRVTHVVSRRAGLSESELVTLEHLSREQIGPAEVARRLEVSTAAATGIVDRLVSRGHVERRPHEVDRRRTELHITDSGRGEIVGHLMPMFAALDRHDASFSEEEKAIVERYLRGATAAFEQVSGPVPRPGG; encoded by the coding sequence ATGACGGACCAGCCGTCACCGGCAGCGCCCGCGTGGACCGAGCGCGGGGCGGAGCGGCACCAGCCGCCGACGCTGGCTGCGCTGCGCGACCTGGTGTCGGCCGGCAGCCGGGTCACCCACGTCGTCTCCCGACGTGCGGGGCTGAGCGAGTCCGAGCTGGTGACGCTCGAGCACCTCAGTCGCGAGCAGATCGGACCGGCCGAGGTCGCGCGCAGGCTCGAGGTCTCCACCGCGGCGGCCACGGGCATCGTCGACCGGCTCGTCTCCCGCGGGCACGTCGAGCGTCGCCCGCACGAGGTCGACCGGCGTCGCACCGAGCTGCACATCACCGACTCCGGGCGTGGCGAGATCGTCGGCCACCTGATGCCGATGTTCGCCGCGCTCGACCGGCACGACGCGTCGTTCTCCGAGGAGGAGAAGGCGATCGTCGAGCGCTACCTGCGCGGCGCGACCGCCGCCTTCGAGCAGGTCAGCGGGCCGGTGCCGCGCCCCGGCGGCTGA
- a CDS encoding GNAT family N-acetyltransferase yields the protein MDPVFSDAPAQSRYELRAGDELVGFIDYLLRDGTIALVHTEVDPAHSGQGHAATLARGALDAARARGLSVRPVCPYVASYIEKHPEYADLVAG from the coding sequence ATGGACCCCGTCTTCTCCGACGCGCCCGCGCAGAGCCGCTACGAGCTGCGCGCCGGCGACGAGCTCGTCGGCTTCATCGACTACCTGCTGCGCGACGGCACGATCGCGCTCGTCCACACCGAGGTCGACCCGGCCCACTCCGGTCAGGGCCACGCCGCGACCCTGGCGCGTGGCGCCCTCGACGCGGCTCGGGCGCGTGGCCTGAGCGTCCGCCCGGTCTGCCCCTACGTCGCGTCGTACATCGAGAAGCACCCCGAGTACGCCGACCTCGTGGCCGGCTGA
- a CDS encoding MMPL family transporter, which yields MSPHRTPAAARFVAGRRTAWVVALVPILLALAVLALVPEGERETTSTDTAPIGADSTLAAQLLDELPDDEGQVAIVLWTAEDGELSQQVQGDLTQQAVGLLSEAGGESSGEGGQGPPPGATEGGQDGQGGQGGEQGGGQQSPLVVAEDGTAAFVAVPVTSSSATDNIKKVEELRTSLREDAPDGVEVQVTGPAGIQADIGQVFDGADFRLLGATALVVAILLIITYRSPVLWLVPLIVVGIADRFAAIVATNVLELTGVAWDESTVGILSVLVFGAGTDYALLLISRYRDELKTTENRFDAMAHALSRTFEAVLSSATTVVLGLLTLLLSTIPTTRGLGLACAVGVLIAATFALVVLPAALVVFGRWVFWPRVPRVGDTVLVDSNSLWHRVGEAVSRRPRTFVVGTIAALAVLASGTLSISTGLKPSDQFLQRPEAIAAADRLGESFPAGTSDPLQVVTRADADQVLSAVEDVDGVSSAMITTSTDGISQINAVPDAEPGSEEARALVGDVRDAVADFDDTHVGGGDAEAVDAKDYAAQDRLLILPLILLLVLGALVVLLRSVVAPLLLVATVLATYAAAMGASWWLFRSVFDFAAMDTGVPLLAFLFLVALGVDYNIFLVTRAREEAREHGTRTGMLRALTATGGVITSAGILLAAVFAVLGVLPLVVLAQLGAIIFVGVLLDTLVVRTVLVPALAMTLGEKFWWPRKVTG from the coding sequence GTGTCCCCCCACCGAACCCCCGCCGCGGCACGGTTCGTCGCCGGACGGCGTACGGCCTGGGTCGTCGCGCTCGTGCCGATCCTGCTCGCACTGGCCGTCCTCGCCCTCGTCCCCGAGGGCGAGCGCGAGACGACCAGCACCGACACGGCCCCCATCGGGGCCGACAGCACGTTGGCCGCCCAGCTGCTCGACGAGCTGCCCGACGACGAGGGGCAGGTCGCGATCGTGCTCTGGACCGCCGAGGACGGCGAGCTCTCCCAGCAGGTCCAGGGCGACCTCACCCAGCAGGCGGTCGGCCTGCTCTCCGAGGCCGGTGGCGAGAGCAGTGGCGAGGGGGGCCAGGGTCCCCCGCCGGGCGCGACCGAGGGCGGCCAGGACGGTCAGGGCGGTCAGGGCGGTGAGCAGGGCGGCGGCCAGCAGTCGCCGCTCGTCGTCGCCGAGGACGGCACCGCCGCGTTCGTCGCGGTGCCGGTGACCTCGTCGTCGGCCACCGACAACATCAAGAAGGTCGAGGAGCTCCGCACCTCGCTGCGCGAGGACGCGCCCGACGGCGTCGAGGTGCAGGTCACCGGCCCGGCCGGCATCCAGGCCGACATCGGCCAGGTCTTCGACGGCGCGGACTTCCGCCTGCTCGGCGCGACCGCCCTGGTCGTCGCGATCCTGCTGATCATCACCTACCGGAGCCCGGTGCTGTGGCTGGTGCCGCTGATCGTGGTCGGCATCGCCGACCGGTTCGCCGCGATCGTCGCGACCAACGTCCTCGAGCTCACCGGGGTCGCGTGGGACGAGTCGACGGTCGGCATCCTCAGCGTGCTGGTCTTCGGTGCCGGCACCGACTACGCGCTGCTGCTGATCTCGCGCTACCGCGACGAGCTCAAGACCACCGAGAACCGCTTCGACGCGATGGCCCACGCGCTGAGCCGCACCTTCGAGGCGGTGCTGTCCAGCGCCACCACCGTCGTGCTCGGGCTCCTGACCCTGCTGCTCTCCACCATCCCGACCACCCGTGGCCTCGGGCTCGCCTGCGCCGTCGGCGTGCTGATCGCCGCGACGTTCGCGCTGGTCGTGCTGCCTGCGGCCCTCGTGGTGTTCGGCCGCTGGGTCTTCTGGCCCCGGGTCCCCCGCGTCGGTGACACCGTCCTGGTCGACTCGAACTCGCTGTGGCACCGGGTCGGCGAGGCGGTCTCGCGTCGCCCGCGCACGTTCGTGGTCGGCACCATCGCCGCGCTCGCCGTCCTCGCCTCCGGCACGCTCTCGATCAGCACCGGCCTCAAGCCCTCGGACCAGTTCCTCCAGCGGCCCGAGGCGATCGCGGCCGCCGACCGGCTCGGCGAGTCGTTCCCCGCCGGCACGAGCGACCCGCTCCAGGTCGTCACCCGGGCCGACGCCGACCAGGTGCTCAGCGCGGTCGAGGACGTCGACGGCGTCAGCTCGGCGATGATCACCACCAGCACCGACGGCATCTCCCAGATCAACGCCGTCCCCGACGCCGAGCCCGGCAGCGAGGAGGCCCGTGCGCTCGTCGGCGACGTCCGCGACGCCGTGGCCGACTTCGACGACACCCACGTCGGGGGTGGGGACGCCGAGGCGGTCGACGCCAAGGACTACGCCGCGCAGGACCGCCTGCTGATCCTCCCGCTGATCCTGCTGCTGGTGCTCGGCGCGCTGGTCGTGCTGCTGCGCTCGGTCGTGGCTCCGCTGCTGCTCGTCGCGACGGTGCTCGCGACGTACGCCGCCGCGATGGGCGCGTCGTGGTGGCTGTTCCGCAGCGTGTTCGACTTCGCCGCGATGGACACCGGGGTGCCGCTGCTGGCGTTCCTGTTCCTGGTGGCGCTCGGCGTCGACTACAACATCTTCCTCGTCACGAGGGCCCGCGAGGAGGCCCGCGAGCACGGCACCCGTACGGGCATGCTGCGCGCGCTGACCGCCACCGGCGGCGTGATCACCAGCGCCGGCATCCTGCTCGCGGCGGTGTTCGCGGTGCTCGGCGTGCTGCCGCTCGTGGTGCTGGCCCAGCTCGGCGCGATCATCTTCGTCGGCGTCCTGCTCGACACCCTCGTGGTGCGCACCGTGCTGGTGCCGGCGCTCGCGATGACGCTCGGCGAGAAGTTCTGGTGGCCGCGGAAGGTGACCGGCTGA